GCGCCTCGTGGGCCAACGGCCTGCCGACCGACTTCGACACCCGCGACTACAACCTGGTGCGCGAACGCACGGGCTTCGTCGGCAATTTCGACTGGCGTCCGACCGACGACGTCCAGCTGTACCTGCGCAGCGCGTACTCGAAGTTCACCGACCACGAGACCCGCGACCGCTTCCGCCTGCCGATCGCCGGGACCATCGTCTCGAGCTCGGCGACCACCGGTTCGTTCACCAAGGCCACGGGCACGCGTTACGTCCGACGTCGCGACGAGGACGACAATACCAAGACCGTCTCGGTCGGCGGCCGCTTCAACCTGCCGGTCGGCCACCTGGACGTCGACGCCGCCTATAGCCGCGCCGAGAAGACCGACCCGCTGCGCAGCGAATTCCAGTTCGCCACCGGCAAGACCATGGCCGGGACCTACGACACCTCGGACGTGCTGTTCCTGGTGACCCCGACGGCGACGGCCTATGACCCGGCCCAGTACACGTTCAAGAGCACCAACTACGATCGCCGCGAGGCCGTCGAGGAGCTGAAACAGGCCCGCGCCGACTACAGCTATCCGCTGGCGATGGTCGGCGAAGGCAGCGAGCTGAAGGTCGGCGCCAAGCTGATCGACCGCTCCAAGACCAACGACCGCGACTATACGACCTACGACCCGGGCGCGACGGCCTTCACCCTGGCGGCCCTGAACCCACCGACCTTGGATTCGACCTATGACGGTCGTTACAAGTTCGGTCCGATGGTCAATTACGAGGCCGCCCAGGCCTACGTCACCGCCCACCCCGCGACCCTGAAGCTGAACGTCGCCAAGTCGCTGAGCACCGCCCTGCTCAGCGACTACGACGTGTCGGAAAAGATCTATGCCGGCTACGCCATGGCGACCCTGAAGCTGGGTCGAGTGACCTTGGTTCCCGGCCTGCGCGTCGAGACCACCGACGGCGACTACACCGCCAAGACCTTCAACAACGTCACGTCCAAGCAAGGTCCGGACACCACGGGCTCGAACAAGTACACCAACTGGTTCCCCAGCCTGAACGCCAAGATGGACGTCACCGATCGCCTGGTGCTGCGCGCCGCGGCGACCACGGCGATCGGCCGTCCGGACTACGTGTCGCTGGCCCCGGCCATCACCGTCGACGCCACGGCCGACACGGTCACCCAGGGCAATCCGGGCCTTAAGCCGCTGCTGTCGGCCAATCTGGACGCCGGCCTCGAATATTACCTGCCGGGCCAGGGCGTGCTGTCGGTCGCCGCCTTCTTCAAGGACATCCAGGATCCGATCTTCACCCAGACCCTGCTGAACCAGAGCGGCACCTACGGCGGCGTGGCCCTGACCGGCGCGGCGGTGACCACCCCGCTGAACGCCAGCAAGGCCAGCATCGCCGGCATCGAGTTCAACGCCCAATCGCAGCTGACCTTCCTGCCGGGCGCCCTGGACGGCTTCGGCGTGGGGGCGAACCTCGCCCTGATCGACTCGACCCTGCGCGGCGTGCCCGGCCGGGGCGTCGACAGCCTGCCGCTGGCCCAGCAGTCCAAGACCGTCGCCACCGCCCAGCTGTTCTATGAGAAGTACGGCTTCTCGGCCCGGGTGGCCTATTCCTACCGCTCCAAGTTCCTCTACACGATCGGCGCCGACCAGGGCTCGGACGTTTGGTGGGACGACCACGGCCAGCTGGACGCCCGCGCCGCCTACGCCTTCGGCAAGACGGCCAGCATCTTCATCGAGGGCAGCAACCTCAATGACGAGCCGTGGCGCACCTTCGTCGGCAGCGACCATCACCTGGGCGAGAACGAGCGCTACGGCCGGACCTTCCGGACGGGCGTCCAGCTCAGCTTCTAGAACCCGACCCCATTCCTGCCCCTGGACGCCCCGCGAAAGTGGGGCGTTTCTTTCTAAAGGACTAGCGCGCCAGCCAGCGGCGCAGGGCGGCGTTGACCGCGTCGGGCGCTTCCATCGGCGTCATGTGGCCGGAGTCAGGGATCACCACCATGTGCGTGCAGCCGATGGCGTGGGCCATCTCGTGCTG
The window above is part of the Caulobacter soli genome. Proteins encoded here:
- a CDS encoding TonB-dependent receptor codes for the protein MIRINKGALLRRVSALALASLAVSAPALAADLRGRVVDAAGAPLPGAWVEAGGRSTTAGPDGRFVLSNVVPGATDVTVAYVGYSASTLPVTVADAGNEVLLTLKPTDEVSEVVVSSARAAERRSLQVKKVADNFVEALYANDVGKLPDQNVAEAVRRLPGVSVANDQGEGRYVIIRGVDPRYVNVTVNGQTAAAPEPDSRQVKLDDIPSAMIGSVKVIKSLTADLDASAIAGQVDIVTLSAFDRHGIFGSLRGDYGQFDLNDKNPYQVDAQLGGTFGPDGQFGAVVSANYSKRPVESQNVAGASWANGLPTDFDTRDYNLVRERTGFVGNFDWRPTDDVQLYLRSAYSKFTDHETRDRFRLPIAGTIVSSSATTGSFTKATGTRYVRRRDEDDNTKTVSVGGRFNLPVGHLDVDAAYSRAEKTDPLRSEFQFATGKTMAGTYDTSDVLFLVTPTATAYDPAQYTFKSTNYDRREAVEELKQARADYSYPLAMVGEGSELKVGAKLIDRSKTNDRDYTTYDPGATAFTLAALNPPTLDSTYDGRYKFGPMVNYEAAQAYVTAHPATLKLNVAKSLSTALLSDYDVSEKIYAGYAMATLKLGRVTLVPGLRVETTDGDYTAKTFNNVTSKQGPDTTGSNKYTNWFPSLNAKMDVTDRLVLRAAATTAIGRPDYVSLAPAITVDATADTVTQGNPGLKPLLSANLDAGLEYYLPGQGVLSVAAFFKDIQDPIFTQTLLNQSGTYGGVALTGAAVTTPLNASKASIAGIEFNAQSQLTFLPGALDGFGVGANLALIDSTLRGVPGRGVDSLPLAQQSKTVATAQLFYEKYGFSARVAYSYRSKFLYTIGADQGSDVWWDDHGQLDARAAYAFGKTASIFIEGSNLNDEPWRTFVGSDHHLGENERYGRTFRTGVQLSF